The nucleotide window CGTCTCAAAGTCTTGGAACCGCGCCGTTTCGTCTACCCTCCGTTTCTCTAACCGAGTTAAACCCTGGCTCGTCGTCCACACTCAGACCACCAGGTTCCCCTACGTCGTCTCCGCACGTGCTTACGACCCGGCCTCGCACGTGTGGGTCGACCTAGAACGGAGTCTTCATCATCCTCCGGTCAAGTCCATCTCCACCCTCCGCTCCTCTCACTCGACTCTTCTCTACATGCTTTCCCCTTCCAAATTCGCTTTCTCCCTCGACGCGCTCCACCTAGAGTGGAGTCACGCAAATACGCCTCCGCTCGTGTGGCGAACTGACCCGATTGTCGCCGTGGTGGGCCACCGCGTAGTCGTCGCAGGAGGCGCGTGCGACTACGAGGACGACCCGCTGGCCGTGGAAATGTACGATGTCAAAGTTGGCACGTGGGACACGTGCGAGTCCATGCCCGCCATATTCAAAGACTCTTCGGCGTCCACGTGGCTGTCAGTGGCCGCGGACGAGAGGAGAATGTACGTGACGGAGAGGTGCTCGGCTGTCACGTACTCGTTTGATCCGGAGTCCAAGAAGTGGTTTGGGCCGTACGATCTGCGTCCGAATCCGACGGTGTTTAGCTCCGTGATTGGATTCGTTAACGGGCGTTTGGTTTTGGCGGGAGTTGTGGGAGCGGCGGAGGACGTGAAGGGAGTGAAGTTGTGGGAAGTGGAAGTCAGCGACGACGAGTCGTTGGAGTTGAAAGAGATGATCGGTGACATGCCGGAGACAATGGTGGAGAAGTTGAAGGGCGAGAGAGACTGTGAGCCGTCGTTTTCGATGAGCTATATGGGAGGTATGGTGTGTTTTCACAACGGTTCCGACCCAAGCGAGTTGATCCTCTGCGAGCTGGATAATGGGGGGTGCAGGTGGACGAGCATGAGGAATGATGCCGTGAACGACGGGACCCGCATGCAGAGGATGGTGGTGACGTGTGCCAATCTGGGGTTGCCGGAGTTGCACAAAGCCGTACAAGTCGGAGCACTGAAAATTCTATGAGCCTCTTATCGTGTAGTCCAAATCAGGTGGATTCAATTATCAAGTTCTTGgtcgtttttttttattaattatggGATTAATGATGGGTTTTGTGACTGTGACGGGGCATTGTTAAACGTTGATGAAGTGCGTTAAACAATAGACGTGGGTGAGTGCGATCATACAAGCAATAATGTATCGGATTCCATCAGAACTCTGAAGTTAAAGTTGTTTGAGAGAGAGCAGTACTAGAATTAATGACCTCCTgtgaagtcctcgtgttgcacccctcttttttaaaacaaatattgtaacaaaaaaaaataaacaatagaTCTGggcattttttattcttttgctATTTTGTGCATTACACAGACGTAAATGTGTTGGTGATGGATAAAAACACTGCGAAATTAATTTAGCGCAAACTTAATTGAGTGTGATTAACGAATAAATACAAAATGGGGTGGTTAACTGTCGTATTAATATTTAGCCCCTATAAGAATGATCAATGCACTAGATTTTCAAACCAAGTAGTACAATGTGATATCATTGTACCTCTTTGGATGTTTGTCTCTTTAAGAAGACAGGAATTCAAAACCAGCTGCCTAGCTGGTACGTTGGTTGATGAACTTAGCTCATAAGGTCGATCTTGAATAAGAAGATATAGAACTAGGGACCCATGTCATTTGAAACTTGAAATGAGGGTTATGTTAGGTTCACAAATCGCAATATGATATTATGTGGGTGGTCCATCGGCCTCTTGTTTCAATTCTTCGGGATAAACATACTAATAAAGGAGTTTGGCATATTCCTAAGTGAAAATGAACTGACTTTATTCTCACTtctaattttagaaaatttCACTTACAAAATAAGTACTAAGGTTACTAGACCAAATGATACTGTTAAAATTTTTGATAAATTAAATATAGATTATCTTTTTCTATTTGCCTCCAACTTttatagagaaagagaaaataaaagcatCTTTCCAATCTCGCTAGCGCTATTTGGTCTCGACTCATTTCTCGACCTCCCGCCGTGACACTTTGGACTAATTCCAAGTGCTTGTATGATAAAGAATTTATCTTTGACTCAATTATTTCTGGTGTTAGGAGACTCAGTTTGACTTTGATGGTCCTCATTGAAttagtttttcactttttctatAACTAGCTAGGTCGGTGAAGGGAATATATGACATGAGGTGCTCTGAAGCAGAGGAACCATAATAGAATGTCCTCTTCATACCAACACAGTCGACACTCCTTCAATATAAGCCCAATGGGCTCATGGGTCGTTGAAAA belongs to Rosa chinensis cultivar Old Blush chromosome 4, RchiOBHm-V2, whole genome shotgun sequence and includes:
- the LOC112198514 gene encoding F-box/kelch-repeat protein At1g23390; this encodes MAVTANPKQNQTKAAVEEEAPLYGDVLESVLSKLHLIHLLSACHVSKSWNRAVSSTLRFSNRVKPWLVVHTQTTRFPYVVSARAYDPASHVWVDLERSLHHPPVKSISTLRSSHSTLLYMLSPSKFAFSLDALHLEWSHANTPPLVWRTDPIVAVVGHRVVVAGGACDYEDDPLAVEMYDVKVGTWDTCESMPAIFKDSSASTWLSVAADERRMYVTERCSAVTYSFDPESKKWFGPYDLRPNPTVFSSVIGFVNGRLVLAGVVGAAEDVKGVKLWEVEVSDDESLELKEMIGDMPETMVEKLKGERDCEPSFSMSYMGGMVCFHNGSDPSELILCELDNGGCRWTSMRNDAVNDGTRMQRMVVTCANLGLPELHKAVQVGALKIL